The following proteins are encoded in a genomic region of Dyadobacter sp. UC 10:
- a CDS encoding TIGR01777 family oxidoreductase, with protein MKKKVLITGGTGLIGKRLTELLLKKGYEVAYLSRNRKAVPSVTVFEWDVEKQYIEDGALENTHFLIHLAGTGVAEKRWTDEQKKSIISSRVDTIGLIARKLKEKNIRPAAFTSASGSSYYGEDSGNVKNTEDFPPGKDFLSHVTIEWEKAADSIADLGVRTVKLRTGIVLSDEGGALKQIAAPARFGFGAPLGSGKQWISWIHIDDLCRMYIGALENENWHGAYNAVTDAVTNEDFTKLICKVLNKPQWAPNVPAFALRLVFGEMANVVLGSSYLINQRIKQETDFKYQYPELEGALREILG; from the coding sequence ATGAAAAAAAAGGTATTGATCACGGGCGGGACCGGCCTTATTGGTAAAAGGCTTACAGAACTTTTGCTTAAAAAAGGCTACGAAGTGGCTTATCTGAGCCGGAATAGAAAGGCTGTTCCATCTGTAACGGTATTTGAATGGGATGTTGAAAAGCAATATATAGAAGACGGTGCATTAGAAAACACACACTTCCTGATCCACCTCGCGGGTACCGGCGTTGCTGAAAAGCGCTGGACAGACGAGCAGAAGAAATCCATTATATCAAGTCGGGTAGATACGATTGGATTAATCGCCCGAAAATTAAAAGAGAAAAATATACGTCCGGCTGCATTCACATCCGCCTCGGGAAGCAGCTATTATGGTGAAGATAGTGGTAATGTAAAAAACACCGAAGATTTCCCGCCAGGGAAAGACTTTCTATCGCACGTGACCATAGAATGGGAAAAAGCAGCGGACAGTATTGCGGATCTCGGCGTAAGAACGGTGAAACTGCGCACGGGAATTGTACTAAGTGATGAAGGAGGCGCACTAAAGCAGATCGCTGCGCCCGCCAGATTCGGCTTCGGAGCGCCTCTTGGTTCCGGAAAGCAATGGATCAGCTGGATCCACATCGACGATCTTTGCAGGATGTATATTGGCGCGCTTGAAAACGAAAACTGGCACGGGGCCTACAATGCAGTTACAGACGCGGTTACCAATGAAGACTTCACGAAATTAATATGCAAAGTGCTGAACAAGCCGCAATGGGCACCCAATGTACCTGCATTTGCATTACGTTTGGTTTTCGGTGAAATGGCGAATGTAGTACTCGGCAGCAGCTACTTGATTAACCAGAGGATTAAACAGGAAACAGATTTCAAGTAT